The DNA window taatcaatatttattatctcatagtttccgTGGGTAAGAAATTCCAGGGAGGATTAGCTGGGTGATTCTGGCTCAGGGAATCTGTGAGGTTATTGTCAAGATGTTGGGCAGGTCATCTAAAGTCTTGTTGGGGCCAGAGGATCCACTACCAAAATAGCAAGTTCTTGTACGTGATGTTGGTATGAAGCCTCCCCACACGGATCTCTCATTAGACTCCTTGAGTGTCCTCctaacatggcagctggcttctcccaCAAAAGAGCAAGTCAAAACCATACTGTCTTTTATGAGTTAGCCTAAGAAGTCACACACCATCATGTCCACAATATTCTACGTGTTACTCAAACCAGCCCTATCAATGTGGAAAAGACATGAGATGGTCTTTGAGGTTGGCTACCACACCATCCCTTCTGTTACTCAATTTCCAGATCATTGGGTCCCAGGTGTGAAATGTGTTTAGACAAAAGATCATAACAATTAAGACACTGAGAGCTCTAACTACAGTCCAAGGGCCACAGGAACCCAAACCCAAGCAATCCTCTGCCTTGGTGGGACACAGGGACCTACTGGGAGGAAGGAATCTCTGTCTCTGGTTTCACCTCCAACTGCCACTGGCATCAAGCCGTCAAGGAACTGGGGCCTCAACATCAAAGAGAACTAGGTCAAAACAGTGTTatcagctggggaagggggagctaGGATGCTCTAAAACTGTTCTGCTGAGCTTTCAAATAAtgttatttccagtatttcacAATGGGCAGAGAACAAAAGGGAACGAAGACCGCTGTCCTCATAAGACTTTTCTGGTGGTTCCAACCCAAGCTTATCTTTCCCCCACTGACTACTCTTGTGCTTATTTTTACTGCACAATTAACTTTTCAATATATATGATCTGATTGTCGTTGATGAGTAATTTAGTACTTTATTATGTTATGAGAACAATTACTTTTGAGTCTAAATCCCCCCCAGCATGTTGTAAATTCCTTGAAGTCAGGGAAATTAAGCTTATCACTCAGCCCACCGTCAGTGTCAACAGATTGTTCTCCAGGAAAATATCTCCCTCGACACACTTACATACACACAAGatcaaacacatgcacacaacagGAGCAGGGTTCTGCAAAGAGCAAggcttatttttccctttttacaaaATAGTAATTAGACTTAGCCAGGATCATACTGACACAGTCATTCTCTCCTTAAAAGCACACACATGTACAAAGTACATCTCAAGAAGGTGCTACACAGCACTCAAATAGTCCTCAAACTCATGCaattaaaaagacacacaaacacCACAGCAGGAAGAAAGATTTCCTTCTGGCCCATCAACAACAAGCTGCCCACCGGCTGCAGCCAATGAAGAACCATCACAGCCCTCCtcaattcttcctttcttctataAAAGCAAGCCCCTCTCCTCTGTTCCCGGAACCTGCTTATGGTTTGCCATAGTTTGCTTGTCCCGAATTGCAATTCTCTACTATTCCTGAATAAACTCACTTtgctgatggaaaaaaaaaaaaaaaaagacacataaacacacattgTCACATAGTCCTGGAGACTCACCTACACTCCCAGAAATGTACCTTCACAGTCTTGCCTATGCAttctacttattttttcattcatttaacaattttGAGCACTGTGTATCAGGCTCTGTATTAGATGTGTGAAATTTGAAGCTGGAATGATGCCTTCTTGGCTCTGACACAGATAACCCCAATCCAATAAACTAACTGCTATACTAGgagtacatatttatataaaatgagatGGGAGTATGGAGATTAAATCTTACTGAAGGTCAGGTAGCActtacagaagagaaaggaaaagaagctcAGTATTGCATGAGGTTGGGGCTACGTGCAGGGAGCTGACATTGTTTAGTTGCAGGGATCCTAGCCAGGAAACCATCAGAAAGgagtttttctttcagtgtgaGGCCCCCTGGGCccaagacagaaaattaaataatattcttgACAATGGGACACAGACCAAGGCAAGGACCCCTTCACCTGGGGTCTGTTGGAAGCCAGAGGCAGAGCAGTAAAGATGGAGGAATTCCTACAAAGGAAGCCCAGGTGGGTTGATGGATGCACTTCAACCCCTGCAGAGACCCACACGGGAATCTCTGTCTCCCCCCCAGAAATGTCTTCTTTCTGAACAAGATGGGCTTTGAGCTGGATCTCAAGGAGGCAAGGAAGGGGCATAGGGTGGTGGAGAGAGATGTGGGAAGTTTTCCCCTTATGAGTGAGGGAGCAAAGAAAGGACAGCAAggaaaagggactgagaaaagtTCAACCTGAAAGGAGCAAGCGCTGGAGTCTTGTCTCCAGAGGCAGTGCAGCCAGAAATTCTGAGCAAGGGATTGAGAGGAGTtgctgggaggggagaaggggtgaCTGGTGGCTGAAGGGCACAGTAGGAATAAATTGGGATGGGCTAGAAAGAGTCATAGGGAGTTGTGTGGGAAATGGGAGTGCAAACAGGAAGGGCTTAATCAGGGCTGTGATTatacagaagaaagggaaagggtaGATTTGGCAGCTCCTGGAACCTGGGAAGAGTAGGCAGAGGCGATGCTTCAGAGTTACCGGGGTAAACAGTAAGTGCATTTTCCACAGGGTCAGAGCAGGCTTTGAtctttggaggaagaaaaattccttttcattttgctggaaCCAAATGTGTGTGTCAGGGGTAGATGGGGACAGAAGGAGGGAAGTACATCTTCAAGACTAGGTACCCTGGGCTTGGAATGAGAGAGACCTTGGCTCAACCAGCCcagctacttactagctgtgtgtgcTTGGCTAAGTTAACCAACTTCTTTAAGCTTCAGATTACTCATGTGcaaaagagatataaaaataccTTCCCAATGTGGCTCTTCCagaaagcacctggcacaggCCTGGTACATAAGCAAATTCAATAAGGGTtaactattttcataattataattaGTCTGATCACTAGAAGCACATTGTTCAGATGAGGATATGAACCAGTCAGATCACAGTTAAGACACTGTCTTCAGCTCTAGTTCCCCACCTGCTATGAATGACACAGAGAAACCCTAGCCTCCCCAGGGAAGGGTGACTCACAGAACCTGAGAATcaggaaatatgaagaaaaattaacaaatccTGCAACTGTTTAACCCAGCTGAGGGGCATGAGGATGGTTAGGTAAAGAGGCAGTAACCTTCTATTTAACTTTAGAATACAATACTGTTTTGTTAAAGATTCTGGAGCCAGGCTGCTTGGTTTCAAATCCCCCGCCCATCAGTCATCTCTTGGTCAAGTTCCTGAACCTCTccagagcttcagttttctcatctgtaagatagtTAAATAGATTACCCACCTCGTAAGATTACTGTGGCAATTAAATCAGTTTGaaaaatacctggcacatagtaaatgctcaatttGTTAATTCTATATTGtcgttgttgttgctgtttttgttgttgttattattattacataattaCTCTCCCGGGTTCGATTCAGGGCACCAGATGGCAgaaaacactgttttttttttttaatataattccaGCAGTGGAAAAACAAGAATAGTTCCCTGTACCTGGTGATTCCGCTTACTGGACGAGTTCAAAAAGTCACTGATAATCACTTAGAGTTATTGTAGAGACGATTCCTCCCACCAGGCGTATGTAGATTTGCCATCTCTTAAACCCTTGGCATCATTGTGAAGAAAGTTAAGACAAGGCCAGCCCCTGGGCAGCAGGGGCAGTTGGCCAGGATGCAATAATTCCCAACCGGACCGCCAGGGAGCAGCAGAGCTCGACCCGGGTTGCTTCATCCACAGAAAAAATTCTTAATTCCTTCATAGGTGTTCTTCTTGGCTGTTTGCGTGGTCCACAATCCCCGTGCACACGGCTGCAGTAATCCCGCCCATTATTGACTATCCAACCAATCACGAGTGTTCTGCTTGGGGCCGGGCCAGAATGCTGCGTCGGTCACTAGGAGCCCCGGAGTTGGGTGTTTTAGCCCCGTCCCCCAGGCGGCTCGGCCAATCCCCTGAGGCGAAGCAGGACGACACCCAGGCTGTGTCCAGAAGACCACGTGGCCCCAGGAGGCGCCAGTGCTAGGTAGGTGGAAGGTTACCCGGCCCGGGGGCGGGTGGGCGGAGCGGGACGCGCCGCGGCCAGCCCCCGGTGACCCGCTGTTCTGTGCCCTCCCTCAGCCATGGGCGTGCAGCCCCCCAACTTCTCTTGGGTGCTCCCCGGCCGGCTGGCGGGGCTGGCCCTGCCCCGGCTCCCCGCCCACTACCAGTTCCTGCTGGACCAGGGTGTGCGGCACCTGGTGTCACTGACGGAGCGCGGGCCCCCGCACAGCGACAGCTGCCCCGGCCTCACCCTGCACCGACTGCGCATCCCAGACTTCTGCTCGCCGGGCCCAGAGCAGATCGACCGCTTCGTGAAGATTGTCGACGAGGCCAACGCCCGGGGAGAGGTTAGTGAGCGGGGTTAGCGCCGGAAGGGAGGGACTTGGGAGGGGTCAGCGGGGACACGCGGAGCTGGGGAGGTCAGGGCCAGGAATAACTTAGCTGAGTTCCGGGAGAGAGACTGGAGGAAGACGGTGGGGCCAGGAGACCATCGCAACCAGAACAGAAAGCCGaagcggggcgggggcggaggcggtgggggggggggagcggaggcggggggagggggcggggcggcaaGGGGGAGGAGTATAAAGAGGGCCCAGCAGTGTGAATTG is part of the Balaenoptera musculus isolate JJ_BM4_2016_0621 chromosome 1, mBalMus1.pri.v3, whole genome shotgun sequence genome and encodes:
- the DUSP23 gene encoding dual specificity protein phosphatase 23 yields the protein MGVQPPNFSWVLPGRLAGLALPRLPAHYQFLLDQGVRHLVSLTERGPPHSDSCPGLTLHRLRIPDFCSPGPEQIDRFVKIVDEANARGEAVGVHCALGFGRTGTMLACYLVKERGLAAGDAIAEIRRLRPGSIETYEQEKAVFQFYQRRK